Proteins found in one Candidatus Neomarinimicrobiota bacterium genomic segment:
- the ruvA gene encoding Holliday junction branch migration protein RuvA has protein sequence MISSLRGILTEKHPDMAVIQAGPVGIDVHITLNTYESLPETGESCQLYTYLHVREDILNLYGFADPEEKNLFLKLISLNGIGPRNAQSMLSGIKADEFRRCILSGDIKSLIKIPGVGEKKARRIIIELKEKLSEEELAEMTGSAPAGPMEQRVEEALAGLETLGFRKTDVLKAVKHFALENPEAETDTIIRHILKNKK, from the coding sequence ATGATATCAAGTCTCCGGGGCATTCTAACAGAAAAACATCCCGACATGGCCGTCATTCAGGCAGGACCGGTCGGTATTGATGTTCATATCACACTGAACACCTACGAATCCCTGCCGGAGACAGGTGAATCCTGCCAGTTATATACCTACCTCCATGTCCGGGAGGATATTCTGAATCTCTACGGCTTTGCCGATCCTGAAGAAAAGAATCTCTTTTTAAAACTGATATCCCTAAACGGAATCGGCCCCCGCAATGCCCAAAGCATGCTATCGGGCATCAAAGCAGATGAATTCCGCCGGTGTATTCTGTCGGGAGATATTAAAAGCCTGATAAAGATTCCCGGAGTGGGTGAAAAAAAGGCACGACGAATCATCATTGAACTAAAAGAAAAACTTTCAGAGGAAGAATTAGCGGAAATGACCGGTTCAGCGCCGGCCGGACCCATGGAGCAACGGGTGGAAGAAGCCCTTGCAGGGCTGGAAACGCTGGGTTTCCGAAAAACAGATGTGCTGAAAGCGGTGAAACATTTTGCTTTGGAAAATCCCGAGGCGGAAACAGATACAATTATCCGGCATATTTTGAAAAATAAAAAATAA
- a CDS encoding alanine--glyoxylate aminotransferase family protein codes for MHKKLFIPGPVDVRPEVLKAMGTPMIGHRTKDATELQKRVSEKVAKVFMTKNPILLSTTSGTGLMEGSIRSLTAKKAVVFSVGAFGNRWAKLAECNNVPVDLVRTEWGHPTTPEIVDEYLSTGKYDVFTITHNETSTGLMNPVKEIAEIRKKYPDVLWLMDAVSSMGGTPIPVDELGVDVCITSTQKAIGLPPGFSMCSASERALEHGKQVKYRGGYLDLLDLYKYILKKPYQYPSTPSLSHMFALDIQLDYILNEEGLENRFARHLKMAERTRAWAQEHFELFPVEAYASNTVTCIKNTKGISVKELNAKLGEKGYQISNGYGDLKEKTFRIAHMADRQPEELETLLELIDEIIPTL; via the coding sequence ATGCACAAAAAACTCTTTATTCCAGGACCGGTTGATGTAAGACCGGAAGTTCTTAAAGCCATGGGTACGCCCATGATCGGTCACAGAACCAAGGACGCCACCGAACTTCAGAAACGGGTATCGGAAAAGGTTGCAAAAGTCTTTATGACAAAGAATCCCATTCTCTTATCAACCACATCCGGTACAGGCTTAATGGAGGGATCCATCCGGTCTCTCACGGCAAAAAAAGCGGTTGTCTTTTCCGTAGGAGCATTCGGAAACCGGTGGGCGAAACTGGCAGAATGTAACAACGTCCCCGTAGACCTGGTCCGGACGGAATGGGGGCACCCGACCACACCGGAAATTGTGGATGAATATTTATCAACCGGGAAATACGATGTTTTTACGATCACACATAACGAAACATCCACCGGTTTGATGAATCCCGTGAAAGAAATTGCCGAAATCCGGAAAAAGTATCCGGATGTTTTATGGCTGATGGATGCCGTTTCTTCAATGGGCGGTACACCCATTCCCGTGGATGAGCTGGGTGTGGATGTGTGTATCACTTCCACACAAAAAGCGATTGGCCTTCCTCCGGGATTTTCCATGTGCTCAGCCAGCGAACGGGCACTGGAACACGGCAAACAGGTTAAATACCGGGGGGGATATCTGGATTTACTGGATCTATACAAATATATTTTGAAAAAACCCTATCAATATCCCTCCACACCTTCTCTGAGCCATATGTTTGCTTTGGATATTCAACTGGATTACATCCTGAATGAAGAAGGACTCGAAAACCGTTTTGCCCGGCATCTGAAAATGGCTGAACGGACCCGGGCCTGGGCACAGGAACATTTTGAGCTTTTTCCGGTGGAAGCGTATGCGTCCAACACGGTAACCTGTATAAAAAACACCAAGGGTATTTCCGTCAAAGAGCTAAATGCCAAACTGGGTGAAAAGGGTTACCAAATCTCCAATGGTTATGGTGATTTGAAGGAAAAAACTTTCCGCATCGCTCACATGGCAGACCGGCAACCCGAAGAGCTGGAAACCCTGTTAGAGCTTATTGACGAAATCATACCGACCCTATAA
- a CDS encoding 6,7-dimethyl-8-ribityllumazine synthase, with the protein MVKIIEGHLSAEKIKTAIVVSRFNDMITKELTEGAVDCLKRHGASEEDIAIHWVPGAMEIPRVAKSVAQSGKYDGILCLGAVIRGATPHFDVVTAESSKGVARLSMESDVPVIFGIITTDSIEQALERAGTKAGNKGWTAALNLIEMVNLLKEI; encoded by the coding sequence ATGGTAAAAATCATTGAAGGACATTTATCTGCTGAGAAAATCAAGACAGCGATTGTGGTCAGCCGATTTAACGACATGATTACAAAGGAACTGACGGAGGGTGCTGTAGACTGTCTGAAACGGCATGGCGCCAGTGAAGAAGATATTGCAATCCATTGGGTCCCCGGAGCCATGGAAATTCCCCGTGTGGCCAAATCCGTTGCCCAATCAGGAAAGTACGATGGAATTCTCTGCCTTGGGGCTGTAATCCGCGGTGCGACACCCCATTTTGATGTGGTAACAGCCGAATCTTCCAAAGGTGTTGCCCGGCTATCCATGGAATCCGATGTGCCGGTAATTTTCGGGATTATTACTACCGATTCCATCGAACAGGCTCTGGAACGGGCCGGCACAAAAGCAGGTAACAAAGGCTGGACCGCCGCATTGAACCTGATTGAAATGGTGAATTTGCTGAAAGAAATATAA